The proteins below are encoded in one region of Tachypleus tridentatus isolate NWPU-2018 chromosome 4, ASM421037v1, whole genome shotgun sequence:
- the LOC143249100 gene encoding N6-Methyl-AMP deaminase-like isoform X2: MLVVSEMERNEHNICWPTDAFVRKLPKLEVHAHLNGSVSLSSLNKFLHTKNSANLEPFKETMILSEKGTLCLEECFRTFKVIQQVTDTPEALYEATCDVIQEFAQDNVYYLELRSTPREVTGQMSRRSYVETVLAAINKSQELGLDIVVKFLLSIDRRNPLAVAEETVHIAKEFKLSGDTIVGIDLSGDPCVGDACSFIPVLSYAKNAGLKLALHLGEVPDKNAESEKLLKLFPDRIGHGTFLHSSKGATSDVFSMVCVNQVPLEICLTSNVTTQTVSSYSDHHFNLWYSAGHPCILCNRKMVTV, encoded by the exons atgtTAGTGGTGTCTGAAATGGAAAGAAATGAGCATAATATTTGTTGGCCTACAGATGCATTTGTTCGGAAACTTCCAAAATTG GAAGTTCATGCCCACCTGAATGGATCAGTTAGCCTCAGCTCTTTAAATAAATTTCTCCATACGAAGAACTCGGCAAATTTGGAGCCATTTAAAGAAACTATGATTCTGTCTGAAAAGGGCACACTATGCCTAGAAGA ATGTTTCAGAACTTTTAAAGTGATTCAGCAGGTGACAGACACACCAGAAGCATTATATGAA GCAACGTGTGATGTCATTCAAGAGTTTGCACAAGATAATGTCTATTACCTGGAGTTACGGAGTACACCACGAGAAGTTACTGGGCAAATGTCACGAAGGAGCTATGTTGAAACTGTTCTGGCTGCCATCAATAAGAGTCAAGAACTTGGTTTGGATATTGTGGTCAAATTCTTGTTATCTATAGATCGCCGAAATCCACTGGCAGTAGCTGAGGAAACTGTTCACATAGCCAAAGAGTTTAAGTTATCTGGTGATACCATAGTTGGAATTGATTTAAGTGGAGATCCTTGT GTGGGTGATGCTTGTAGCTTCATTCCAGTTCTTTCTTATGCTAAGAATGCAGGTTTGAAGTTGGCTCTTCATTTAGGTGAG GTCCCCGATAAAAATGCTGAAAGTGAAAAACTGTTGAAGTTGTTTCCTGATCGCATTGGTCATGGTACATTTCTACATTCAAGTAAAGGAGCCACAAGTGATGTGTTCAGCATGGTTTGTGTCAATCAAGTTCCTTTag aAATCTGCCTTACATCCAATGTAACAACCCAAACAGTATCATCATACAGTGATCATCATTTCAACTTATGGTATTCAGCTGGTCACCCTTGTATACTGTGT
- the LOC143249100 gene encoding N6-Methyl-AMP deaminase-like isoform X4 — protein MLVVSEMERNEHNICWPTDAFVRKLPKLEVHAHLNGSVSLSSLNKFLHTKNSANLEPFKETMILSEKGTLCLEECFRTFKVIQQVTDTPEALYEATCDVIQEFAQDNVYYLELRSTPREVTGQMSRRSYVETVLAAINKSQELGLDIVVKFLLSIDRRNPLAVAEETVHIAKEFKLSGDTIVGIDLSGDPCVGDACSFIPVLSYAKNAGLKLALHLGEVPDKNAESEKLLKLFPDRIGHGTFLHSSKGATSDVFSMVCVNQVPLVLMKDCCLWKMYHLPI, from the exons atgtTAGTGGTGTCTGAAATGGAAAGAAATGAGCATAATATTTGTTGGCCTACAGATGCATTTGTTCGGAAACTTCCAAAATTG GAAGTTCATGCCCACCTGAATGGATCAGTTAGCCTCAGCTCTTTAAATAAATTTCTCCATACGAAGAACTCGGCAAATTTGGAGCCATTTAAAGAAACTATGATTCTGTCTGAAAAGGGCACACTATGCCTAGAAGA ATGTTTCAGAACTTTTAAAGTGATTCAGCAGGTGACAGACACACCAGAAGCATTATATGAA GCAACGTGTGATGTCATTCAAGAGTTTGCACAAGATAATGTCTATTACCTGGAGTTACGGAGTACACCACGAGAAGTTACTGGGCAAATGTCACGAAGGAGCTATGTTGAAACTGTTCTGGCTGCCATCAATAAGAGTCAAGAACTTGGTTTGGATATTGTGGTCAAATTCTTGTTATCTATAGATCGCCGAAATCCACTGGCAGTAGCTGAGGAAACTGTTCACATAGCCAAAGAGTTTAAGTTATCTGGTGATACCATAGTTGGAATTGATTTAAGTGGAGATCCTTGT GTGGGTGATGCTTGTAGCTTCATTCCAGTTCTTTCTTATGCTAAGAATGCAGGTTTGAAGTTGGCTCTTCATTTAGGTGAG GTCCCCGATAAAAATGCTGAAAGTGAAAAACTGTTGAAGTTGTTTCCTGATCGCATTGGTCATGGTACATTTCTACATTCAAGTAAAGGAGCCACAAGTGATGTGTTCAGCATGGTTTGTGTCAATCAAGTTCCTTTag TGCTCATGAAAGACTGTTGCCTATGGAAGATGTATCACCTTCCTATATAG
- the LOC143249100 gene encoding N6-Methyl-AMP deaminase-like isoform X5, with the protein MLVVSEMERNEHNICWPTDAFVRKLPKLEVHAHLNGSVSLSSLNKFLHTKNSANLEPFKETMILSEKGTLCLEECFRTFKVIQQVTDTPEALYEATCDVIQEFAQDNVYYLELRSTPREVTGQMSRRSYVETVLAAINKSQELGLDIVVKFLLSIDRRNPLAVAEETVHIAKEFKLSGDTIVGIDLSGDPCVGDACSFIPVLSYAKNAGLKLALHLGEVPDKNAESEKLLKLFPDRIGHGTFLHSSKGATSDVFSMVCVNQVPLEICLTSNGL; encoded by the exons atgtTAGTGGTGTCTGAAATGGAAAGAAATGAGCATAATATTTGTTGGCCTACAGATGCATTTGTTCGGAAACTTCCAAAATTG GAAGTTCATGCCCACCTGAATGGATCAGTTAGCCTCAGCTCTTTAAATAAATTTCTCCATACGAAGAACTCGGCAAATTTGGAGCCATTTAAAGAAACTATGATTCTGTCTGAAAAGGGCACACTATGCCTAGAAGA ATGTTTCAGAACTTTTAAAGTGATTCAGCAGGTGACAGACACACCAGAAGCATTATATGAA GCAACGTGTGATGTCATTCAAGAGTTTGCACAAGATAATGTCTATTACCTGGAGTTACGGAGTACACCACGAGAAGTTACTGGGCAAATGTCACGAAGGAGCTATGTTGAAACTGTTCTGGCTGCCATCAATAAGAGTCAAGAACTTGGTTTGGATATTGTGGTCAAATTCTTGTTATCTATAGATCGCCGAAATCCACTGGCAGTAGCTGAGGAAACTGTTCACATAGCCAAAGAGTTTAAGTTATCTGGTGATACCATAGTTGGAATTGATTTAAGTGGAGATCCTTGT GTGGGTGATGCTTGTAGCTTCATTCCAGTTCTTTCTTATGCTAAGAATGCAGGTTTGAAGTTGGCTCTTCATTTAGGTGAG GTCCCCGATAAAAATGCTGAAAGTGAAAAACTGTTGAAGTTGTTTCCTGATCGCATTGGTCATGGTACATTTCTACATTCAAGTAAAGGAGCCACAAGTGATGTGTTCAGCATGGTTTGTGTCAATCAAGTTCCTTTag aAATCTGCCTTACATCCAATGGCTTATAG